The Tautonia plasticadhaerens nucleotide sequence TCGTCGCCGACGCGCGGACGGCCCGGGCCCAGCGGTCGCTGCTCGACGAGCTGATCCTCATCGCCACCCGGGGGACCGAGCGGGGCGTCTCCGTCGGGCACGAGCGACAGTGGCTCGACCCGCCCCCCCCCCACGCCCGGCAATACGAGCGGCCGGTGCCCGAGGAGCGGATGCAGCTGGAGGCCCGCGAGGTGCCGCTTCCCCGCGAGGGCGTGGCGCCTGTCCCGGGCGGGCCGACGGGGCGGCCCCCGGGCTCCTCCGGCGGTGGGTCGACGATCGTGGCGTCCTCCCGCCGGCTGATGGTCCCCGAGGGCCCGGAGGACGAGGGGCCGCCCGACGGCCTGACGCTCGACGCGGCGATCGACCAGGTCGTCCGGGCCAGCCTGGAGCTGCACACCAAGTCCTTCGAGATCCCGATCGCCGAGGCCGACGCCCTGCAGGCCCGGCTGCCCAAGAACCCCTGGCTCTTCGGGGTCGCCCAGGGCGTCCCCTACGGCAACTACCGCGAAGGCAAGCCCGGCGAGATCCAGTACGGCACCACGATCGTCGTGCCCGTCGACCTGACCGGGAAGTACCGCGCCCAGGGCGCCGCCGGCGACCAGGCGGTCGCCGTGGTCCGGGCCCAGTTCCGCGACGCGGTCCGCCGCGAGGTCGACGAGCTGTACCATCGCTGGGTCGAGGTGCTCCGCGCCCGGGAGGCGGCCCGCTTCGCCCGGGCGACCGTCGCGCACCTCGACCGGACGATCGCCGAGGCCCGCGACAAGGCCCCGGAGCAGCTCGATGCCCTGGAGATCGAGCGGGACCTGGCCTCCTACCAGGCCGGGCAGGAGGACGACCACATGAAGGCGGCCCTCCGCGACCTGGCGGAGACGCTGAGCCTGCCGCCC carries:
- a CDS encoding TolC family protein, with amino-acid sequence MGRPRRLAVMAVAALGLLLVADARTARAQRSLLDELILIATRGTERGVSVGHERQWLDPPPPHARQYERPVPEERMQLEAREVPLPREGVAPVPGGPTGRPPGSSGGGSTIVASSRRLMVPEGPEDEGPPDGLTLDAAIDQVVRASLELHTKSFEIPIAEADALQARLPKNPWLFGVAQGVPYGNYREGKPGEIQYGTTIVVPVDLTGKYRAQGAAGDQAVAVVRAQFRDAVRREVDELYHRWVEVLRAREAARFARATVAHLDRTIAEARDKAPEQLDALEIERDLASYQAGQEDDHMKAALRDLAETLSLPPEAAEHLRIRDLLRRRVDLPDDAALMALALEQRPDLVALREDVGRARLDVRVAKARAIPDMWVLGTPFQYRQHPIEGERDSVAWGGGLLATIPIIDRNQGNVRHAELTVGKTMGELRTIERRVAAEVGLAAEEVRTTGTDLDQLEGRILPLIGHYRRQIHEKYLVGQVDDEAYADALKRAHTAASKYHETLVRHRRALLRLNTALGCRFAP